The DNA sequence TAGACCGCTTCAAGGGACTGACCTCCGTAGGCTCCGACGATCTTGCCCACGGTCAGTGTGACCCCCAATTCCTCCCGGACCTCGCGGACCATTGCGTCGGCTGGCTCTTCGACAGGCTCAACGCTTCCGCCGACCAGGCTCCACAGTCCGGAGTCGCGGTGGCGTGCCAGCAGAAACGTCGAACCGTTCCTGATGACCGCGGTGACTGCCGGCAACAGCAGCAGGTTGCGACCGACCCGCGCGCGAAGCTCGGCAACGTACGGGGAGATCGACATGCACTCGAACCTACCGAGCCCGTCCGAAAGGGGGTCGCTGAGCGGTCACTCATCGAGACGGTCGACGGACCTCGCGAGGTCAACCGGCAGAAGCCATGCTGCGCCCCCTCACCGCCCGCATGGCCAGCTCGAGCACCTGCACTTTCGCCGTGCCCTAATTGAAGCCCTATATCCCGATTCCACTCCCCCGGGTCGGCGCCCCGACACTCGGCCGTCCCCAGACCCGCGCTTCTCGGTTCGGCGCCGCGCGCCGGACCTCCGCCTCCGCCGCGCGCGCAGCATCCTGCATCGTTAGTTCCGGCGTACCGCGCTGCATCGACTCGGCTACCCGCTCACGGGCAGCGGCATCCGAACCCGCGATAACGATCGCGATGTTGTCAAGCCGCCCGCGGGTGAGCCCGACGTACAGCCCCGCAGCATCAACGTCCGGCCCGACAACTGATGCGTCTGCGGTGTCACCCTGCACTCCGTGCACGGTCGATGCATAGGCAAGCTGTAGGTGCTCGCGCGCATAGTCGTGCGGAATGTGCCGCAGCTCACCACTGTCGCCGACTGACACGAGGGAGACGAAGTCGTCGTAGACGCCGCGCACGACCCACTGCGCGCGGTTCT is a window from the Microbacterium lacus genome containing:
- a CDS encoding NUDIX domain-containing protein; the encoded protein is MSISPYVAELRARVGRNLLLLPAVTAVIRNGSTFLLARHRDSGLWSLVGGSVEPVEEPADAMVREVREELGVTLTVGKIVGAYGGQSLEAVYPNGDRVAYVTVAYECSLPTGNTTLDADELVEVGWFDAAAISALPRHHWIDRIIHDCSS